In Gossypium hirsutum isolate 1008001.06 chromosome D06, Gossypium_hirsutum_v2.1, whole genome shotgun sequence, one genomic interval encodes:
- the LOC121218594 gene encoding rhodanese-like domain-containing protein 9, chloroplastic — translation MGFELQIFVSPPAGVWNIACITSGLQTVKPGTFDSIGRTKLQGACKAGLVTIQGKNSAVLGTVLISAYLFITLFPDQAEKLLQMSLAR, via the exons ATGGGTTTCGAGCTGCAAATTTTTGTTTCCCCTCCTGCTGGTGTTTGGAATATAGCGTGTATAACGTCAGGGCTTCAAACTGTAAAACCAG GCACATTTGATTCCATAGGTAGAACTAAGTTGCAAGGTGCATGCAAAGCTGGTTTGGTGACAATTCAAGGCAAGAACTCAGCTGTGCTCGGAACTGTACTCATCT CCGCATATCTGTTTATAACTTTGTTCCCAGATCAAGCGGAGAAGCTGCTTCAGATGAGTCTAGCAAGGTAG
- the LOC121218596 gene encoding BLOC-1-related complex subunit 8 homolog yields MNGFSTVDGFLEITESVAEMIKFVANEPSVGLFYIQQHTENAIPNVVNLRNHVVEKSHEATLHTQDLEDSITTVRSMKECGFPIADEMIKDIKSSLMLMSSKQPKRGLIHSPASSFQMGRTSSSGPMSWNPAGNIQFDGSNYFSTVIKSAKQKASNFKWPQLDTKEQMEAEPQKPPSQPAPPLSVASASTSSIPDTEADELPVSSQMADEPNEEDEKEEPEDDVELSHHKLSFGSVNFDDFKADKEAKLEQWLQGTEGKNG; encoded by the coding sequence ATGAATGGATTCTCCACCGTGGATGGTTTCTTGGAGATAACCGAATCCGTAGCTGAGATGATAAAGTTCGTGGCGAATGAACCCTCAGTAGGACTTTTCTACATTCAACAGCACACCGAGAATGCCATTCCTAACGTAGTTAATCTCCGTAATCACGTTGTAGAAAAATCTCATGAAGCAACTTTACACACACAAGACTTGGAAGATTCTATCACCACGGTGAGATCGATGAAGGAATGCGGTTTCCCAATTGCAGACGAGATGATTAAGGACATTAAGAGTTCCTTAATGTTAATGTCCTCAAAACAACCGAAGAGAGGATTGATCCACAGTCCTGCTTCAAGCTTTCAGATGGGAAGAACTAGCTCTTCGGGACCAATGTCTTGGAATCCTGCTGGGAACATCCAGTTTGATGGGAGTAATTATTTTTCGACTGTAATCAAGTCCGCAAAACAAAAAGCAAGCAATTTTAAGTGGCCACAACTTGATACCAAGGAACAGATGGAAGCCGAGCCCCAAAAGCCACCTTCACAACCAGCTCCACCGTTATCAGTTGCATCTGCTAGCACTAGTTCAATTCCTGATACAGAAGCTGATGAGCTACCGGTATCGAGTCAAATGGCCGATGAAcccaatgaagaagatgaaaaggaAGAACCCGAGGATGATGTTGAACTTTCACACCATAAGTTATCGTTCGGGTCCGTAAACTTCGACGATTTCAAGGCAGATAAAGAGGCTAAATTAGAACAATGGTTGCAAGGGACTGAAGGCAAAAATGGATGA